Part of the Mycolicibacterium mengxianglii genome is shown below.
AAAGATCAACAGCGCGACCGACATCGACTTCGGCGTCGTCAGAGAGTTCGATGCAGCCCGAAACATCTACGACGACGAAGTCAGTAAGGCCTGCAAGTGATTCAAGGCCCTGGCGGCGGACTCTAGGCAACGTGCCCCCGCGACGACCGCTGAGACCTATATAAGGCAAGCTCCAAACTGATTCGCCACGAGCAACCGTTCCGCGCCATTTGCCTAGCGGCAGCGCACACACGAAGGTAACGCTTCGATCTCGGTGGGCCCCGCCATGCGGTGCGTGTGTGGCGACCACCTAGATTGGTTTTCTTCACTGGGGAGAGGAAACCAATGCAGAAACCCGCCGTTGTTGTCGTCAGCGCCGCCTCCTTGCTACTTCCGTTAGGGATCGCACTGGCCGGTCCTGCGGTCGCCGAGCCGGCACCAACAACGACCACCAAACCCGCACCGACCTACGTGATGCCTTCGGTCACCGGCGGAACCTTGGCGAACGCCAACGATGCCGTGACGGCGCTCTCGCCGACCACCGCCTTCCAGGTGACCCCTTCCGTGAAGGGCGGGGAGCCAGTACAGGTCCTCAGCCCGGGCAGCTGGGAGGTATGCCGGCAATCGCCGGCAGCGGGTCGCAAGATCAACGCGAAGACCAAGATCACGCTCACCGTGGAGCGGCCCTGGTACGGCTGCTGACGAGTTACTCCGCCGCTTGCGTCGCCCTGACGTGAGCGGCGGAACCAACTAGAGGCGCAGGACGGCCGGGGTCACCTGCTCACTGACCGAGGTGACCCCCAAGCGCGAACCGATTGATCGGGGCACTCCTCCGCTGCAGGACACACAGGTCTGCCAAGTGGCCTCTACGGGCATTCGGTCCGGCCCTGTAGGGCGGCCGGCCACCCAGAAAACGGTCGCTCTAGCCAGTCTTTGACCGCGCTGTTCCATACCGAAGCGTCAGTTCAGGATTCCCGCCAGGGCCAACAACACCCAGAAACCGAGCCAGGCTCCGAACGAACAAATCGCCACCGCCGTCAGGACCCGATCCAGCGCGCGCCGTCGTCGTCGTCTGTGCTTAATGACATCTGGCGTTATCGCAACGGGCGTTAGACGGGGTTGCGGAACAGTGGGAGGTTCGGGCTCAGGGCCACTATTCGGAGCAAACCGCGGCGGCAACGTTTGAACGTTCGTCGCCGCACGACGGTGCACCGTCCATCCCGCGCCGTTGTGATACCGCTGGGCCGCCATACCGCTCGGATCGGCATACCAACCGGGTTGGCGCGGCCCACCCCGAGACTCCCCCATCCGGGCGAGCGTAGCCGCCGGAGCGGCAGCCGACGAACCAGCCGCAACCGGTCGTGCCCAACAAACACACGGTGTCTGTCGGGGGAACAGATCGTCAGTCATGGCAGTCGCTCGATCAGGGGGTGTCCATGCCGGGCCTGATGCTGATGGTCGCTGCGCCCACCTGGATGGCCGCGACTGCGGTGCGCGTGGCGGGGCGGCGGGCGATCGCCCACAACCCAAGGAATTCGTCATGTACCCCAAGCCTGCCCGCTCAGCGCGGATCGCCTCCTCGTTCGGCCAGTACGGGTCGCCGTCGTAGGCGACGAAGACGTCCACGTGGACCACTCGTCCTCTGGCCGGGTATCGGCAAAAGCCCTCTCATCGTCGCCTTGGCCTTCGGCCAGTCGGAACCGCCCGCTGGCGGCGCTCCCGCCACGAAGGCGTCATGCCCTCCGCTGAAACGCACGATGTGGTCGACGTCGTCGGCCAACCGACGACCGGTGAAAAGGTGTGGCAAATCGCCGGTGTCGGTGAGCCAGCGGCCACCAGCACGGCTCGCCCTCTGAGCGCGGTCCTGATTGGTCCTGTCCAGGTCGAAGCAAGTGCTCTCGACCTGGGTGCCGGGCGTCTGGACCGTGGATGGCCGACCTTGGCACCTTTGATGGCGGGGTTCATCGACTTGATGTAGAACGACGTCGTCGTCCACTCGATCAACCGGTGCCAGCCGTTGGCGGCGCCGTCGTTGGTCGCCGTCAGGAAGTCGATGGCGCGCAGGCATGCACGTGGGTGGTCACGCGCCAACTGGTTAAGCTGCGGGCTGCTGCATTCTGCGGGTGTCGTAGTTGGTCACGTCGAACGTCTTAGTGCGGGCGCGGAATCGGAAGGTGAACGTCGGCCACATCACCGAGTTTCGGCCCCGAGAGTCCAGATACCAGCTGGAGCATCCGCCGGAGCTCCACACGGTGTTGGTGAGCGCGTCGTTGACCCATGCGTTGTACGTGCGTTCAGCCTGCGGGCGGACATCAACGGATGCGAGACCTTCGGCGCGCATCACCCGCAGGGCGGCCGCGAGGTAGGCGGCCTGGGACTCGAGCATGTACACAATGGAACTGTGACCCAGGTTGGTGTTCGGCCCGTACATGAGGAACAGGTTGGGAAAGCCCGGCACGGTGATGCCCAGGTGCGCACTCGGGCTGCCCGCCCAGTGGGCGGCCAGCGTGGTGCCGTCAGTGCCGGTCAGCAGGTGAGCGACCGGCGGCTCGGTGGGGGTGAATCCGGTGGCGAAGATGATGGTGTCGACGTCGTGCAGCCTGCCGGTGCGGTCGCGGACCCCGGTCTCGGTGACCTCGGCCAGGGCGGTGGTCACGACCTCGACGTCGTCGCGGGCCAGGGTGGGCAGCCAGTCGTTGGTCAGCAGGATTCGCTTGCACCCGATGCGGAAGTCCGGCGTCAACACCGTGCGCAGGGCCGGGTCGGGTACTTGGCGACGCAGTTGCGTCTTGGCGACGAGTTGAACGAGGGGTAGCAGCCAGGTCAGGTGCGCCAGCAGCGCGAGGTAGCCCTCCCGGTAGGTGTAAACCGTGCCGCGAACCAGCCTCTGTACGAACGGAATCCGGCGGTAGATGGTCTTTTCGAGGCGGCCCAGGGTGCGGTCGAGCCGGGGCATCACCCACGCCGGGGTCCGTTGGAACACCGTCAGGTGAGCGGTGCGGTCGGCGATCTCGGGGACGAACTGCACCGCCGAGGCTCCGGTGCCGATGACGGCGACCCGCTCACCGGTCAGGTCGTGGTCGTGATTCCAGGTGGCTGAGTGAAACACCGTGCCACCGAAGGTGTTCAGTCCCGGCACGTCGGGCAGCTTGGGGGTGGACAGTGCCCCGGTCGCGGCGACCAGGACCGTGGCGGTCAGCTTGCCCAGGGAAGTCTGAACCTGCCAGCACTGCCCGCCCTCATCCCAGGCCGCGCCCAGTAGCGCGCATCCGGTGATCAGGTGGCGACGCAGCCCCGTCTGGTCGGCGACCGAGGTGAGGTAGCGGTGGATTTCGGGTTGGCGGGCGAAGGTGTGACTCCACTTCGCGCTGGGGGCGAAAGAGAACGAGTACAGCGACGTCGGCACGTCACACGCGCAACCGGGGTAGGTGTTGTCGCGCCAGGTCCCGCCGACCTCGTCGGCCCGCTCGATGATGAGCAGGTCGGCTCGGGGATCTGCGCGCAGCACCGCTGCGGCGGCGGCCAGCCCCGCGAATCCCGCGCCGACCACCAGGGTGTGCACGGCAGCCGGAAGGGTCGGTGCCGTTGTCGACGGTGTCGTCACCGGGTGCCTCCGACGTGGCGGTCCAGGAAGGCGATCTGATCGGTCACGATCTGCTCGAAGTGCGGGTCCAGGTACGGCTCGAAGTGCGTGATGTCATAGGAGCGCACCTCCCCCTTGGGGATGCGGGCCACGATCTTGCGGGCCGTCGCATATGGGGTGACGTCGTCCTTCGTGGCGAGTTGAACCAACGTCGGCGCGGTGATCTTGGCGGCCTGTCGACCGGGTGAGTAGAACGGGACTCGCAGGGCGATGCGGGCGGCGACGTCGTTCTCAGCGAGCAGCTCGTCGCGTTTATCCCCCGCCATCCTCAGCACCAGGTCGTAGGCACCAGGCGAGGTCATCATGGCGACCTCACCCGGCTTCCCGATGGACTTGACCCGATGGGGCGGGCGGCCCAGCCACGCCCCGACCTGATCGCGTACGGCGGACACGGCCAGGCGGGCGACGAGGGTGGGGGCTTGCGCGAATGCCGATGCGGGGCCGGTCACGTGGGGCACCTGAACGATCGCCGCGGCCAGCGCGTGATCCTGGGCGGCCAGGTTCAGGACGTGCCCGCCGCCGAAGGACGATCCCCACCCGACCACGCGGGTCGTGTCGACGTTATCCAGGCTGCGGGCGTAGGCGATGGCGGCCCGCCAGTCAGCGTGCTGTCGACCTATATCGAGGATGCGACGGGGTTGTCCTCCGCTGGCTCCCCAGTGCCGGTAGTCGAACACCAGCGCGGCGTACCCTGCCTGGGCGAACCGGGCCGCGTAGGCGTCCAGTCGCAGTTCGCGGAACGCGGCGAAGCCGTGGGCCATCACCACGACGGGCGGGTTCTCATCGCCATCGGGCCGATACAGCCATGCGGCGCAGGAGGTGCCGTCGGAGTCGAACGCGACGTCATGCCGGACGTAGCTACGTGGTGATGTCACAGTGTGTTCCTCGTGGAGTATCTTGAACGGTATTCAACACAAGCTAACATCATCTTGAACGGCATCCAAGAGAGTGTGCTCCAGCGTGTGAGAGAGGACCTCATGGCACGCAATAAGCGGCCACAGGCCGCCGACGAGAAGCGTGCGGAGATCGTGGCGGCAGCCCGGCATCTGTTCATCGAGGACGGCTACAACTCCACGTCGATGAGCCGACTCGCCAAGGAAGCCGGTGTGGCTCCGAACACCATCTACTGGTACTTCGGAGACAAGGACGACGTGCTGATCGCGGTCCTCACCTCCGTCATGGCCGACGTGTGGCCTCAGTACCAAGACGTAGCGAGTCAGCCGATCGCGGCACGGCTGCTATGGGTCGTCGACCAACTCACGGAGATGAGCCGCCTCGTGACGACGGTGCACGCCCGCGTCGAGCACTCACCGGCCATCGCGGAGTGGCACCAGAACTTCCATGCGATCACCGGCAGCCTGTTCCGGTTCGAACTCCAGAACGCCGGAGTCACCACCCCGACCGTGGACGCCGAAGTGATGATCGGCATCTTCACCATCGAAGGACTCCTCATGCACAACCAGGACGAGGGTCAGCGACAAGCCATCTGCGACGCCTTGGCTTCGCGATGGAGTCTCGCGTAGTCGCCTGGAGCAAGCGAGACCTTGATCTCCAGCCACCACCCGCTGCGTGAGGCGGTCATCGCCGCGACGGGCAAGACATCCGAGTCGCGGATCGCGTTCCTGCGCTTGGTCCAGACCCGCGCCACCGAGTACGCCCACGCCGACTGGAGACCGGTGAGCCGGGAGGTTGCCCCTCCGCGTCTTGGACCTCGTCACCAACGGCGGCGATCCCACGGCGGTCGGGCGGTCGGGTCGTGAAACACAATCAGGCCCCCTCGAAAGGGGGCCTGAAGTGTGGCAGGTACAGGATTCGAACCTGTGTAGGCGTTAGCCGACGGATTTACAGTCCGCTCCCATTGGCCGCTCGGGCAACCTGCCGGGTCTGCTCCAATCCCTACCGTGGTGAACGGCTGGGCTCCGCCGCGGAACTCGGTACTCGCTCCGCATCGTCACCCACCGGGTTTGGTGCGAGTAGCAGGGTACAACGAGGATGTACCGAACACGAAAACGGCCGACTGAGCAGCAGGCCATCACCGAGCAGAGGGGAATGTGTCCAATGGCGGATTCATCATTTGACGTCGTGAGCAAGGTCGACCGCCAGGAGGTCGACAACGCGCTGAACCAGGCCGCCAAAGAGCTGTCCACCCGCTTCGACTTCCGCGGCACCGACACCACCATCGCCTGGAAGGGCGAGGAGAACATCGAACTGGTCAGCACCACCGAGGAGCGCCTCAAAGCTGCCCTCGACGTCTTCAAGGAGAAGCTGGTCCGTCGTGACATCTCGATGAAGGCCTTCGACGCCGGCGACCCGCAGCCCAGCGGCAAGACCTTCAAAGTCACCGGCACGCTCAAGCAGGGCATCAGCAGCGAAGACGCCAAGAAGATCACCAAGCTCATCCGCGACGAAGGCCCCAAGGGCGTCAAGGCGCAGATCCAGGGTGAGGAGATCCGCGTCAGCTCCAAGAAGCGCGACGATCTGCAGGCCGTCATCTCCCTGCTCAAAGGCGCCGACCTCGACGTCGCCCTGCAGTTCGTGAACTACCGATAGTCAGTCCCGCAGCGGCACGGCGCCGGGCCGGTTGAGCACCTGGGCCCGGCACAGCAGCGCTACCGCGGCGCTGATCACGGCAGCCACCAGGAACGCTGCCCGCACCGAGACCAGATCTGCCGTCGACCCCAGCAGCGCCGCGGCAATGGGACGTGAGCCGAGGAACCCGACCAGCCACAGCGACATGATCCGACCGCGCAACTCGTCGGGCGCCCGGGACTGCACCAGAGTGCTCAGCCCGGTCATGCCCCAGGAGAAGCCGCAGCCGGCGATGGCAAAGGCTGCCAGCACCCCGGAGATCCACGGGCTGACCGCGGCGCCGGCGGTCCCGAGCACCATCAGCCACAGTCCGGCCGCCGCGGTGCCTCCGGGCGTCACCCGCGACGTCAGGAAGGCCTGTAGCACCAGCCCGGCTGCAGCGCCCACACCGAACGCGGCGGTGAGATAGCCGACCAGGCTGGCACCGCCGCCGAACTCCGCGGCCATCGACGGCGCCAACGTCATCGAGGGGTCCGAGGCGAAGCCGACGATGGTCACACCGAGCAGCATCAGAAACAGCGGCCGGTCGGCCCACACGTAGCGCAACGCGGCGCTGATGCGGTAGTCGGTGCCTGCGGCGTGTTTCTTCGGACGCGGAAACGTCACGATCAGCAGCATCACGATGAACGCCAGGTGGGTGGCGGCACTGACGGCGAACGCCGCCGTGGGCCCGAGGTGAGCGAGCAGGAACGCACCGAGCACGGGCCCGCCGATCCGTGCGACGGTCATCGGCGCGGTGTTCAGGTTCATCCCGATCGACAGCTCACCCGGCCGCAGCAGCGACGGCACGATGGACTGCATGGCGGGCCCGCCGACGACGAAGCCGACCCCGACCACGGCGGAAGCCCCGATGATCGGCAGCGCCGCGGCAAGCCCGCGCGGGTCGGTGGCCAACACCGACCACAGCGCCAACGACCCGGACCCGACCAGGCACACCACCCGGCCGATCATCACCTGCCGGATGGGGTCACCGCGGTCGGCCCACTTACCCGACAGCGGGTTGAGCACCAGTTGCGGCACGAACATCGCCACCCCGAGCAGACCGACCATCAACGCCGACCCGGTGGCCTCGAACACCACGACCGCGGCCACCAGGTTGTGGGTCCACACGCCGGCGGCGCTGAACAACTTGCCCCAGAACAACGCGCCGAACGCCGGATCCATCAGCAGGCGCAGCGCGCTGCGCGGCTGGGTTCCGGTCTCAGCGGTTTCGGCGGTCACCGGGGCACCTCACTGCGACACGAGCACACCGTCTTTGCATAGCACATGAATGTTTTGGTCTTGTCCTCACGACCACCGGGGCTGGCCCCACCGACCGGTGGATGCCTACGCTAGTGACGAGCACCACACGGAAGACGAGGTTCCTTACGTGAGCACAGCGCCACTGAACACTGCCGAACACTCCGACATCGAAGACGTCGACGTCGTGATCGTCGGCGCGGGCTTCTCCGGCATCGGCGCGGCGTACCGGATCGCCGAACGCAACCCCGGGCTGAACTGCGTCATCCTGGAGCGCCGCGACGATCTGGGGGGCACCTGGGACCTGTTCCGCTACCCCGGTGTGCGCAGCGACAGCAGCATCTTCACGCTCAGCTTCCCGTGGGAGCCGTGGACCCGCCGCGAAGGCATGGCCGGCGGCGAGCACATCCGGCACTACATCGGTGACACCGCCCGCAAGCACGGCATCGACCGCCGCATCCGCTACCGCAGCCACGTCCGCTCCGCAGACTGGGACTCCTCCACCGATACCTGGACGGTGACGACCGAGACCCCGGGCCAGTCCACGACCTACCGCGCTCGCTTCGTGTTCTTCGGCAGCGGCTACTACAACTACGACCACGGCTACACGCCCGACTTCCCGGGCATGGCCGAGTTCACCGGCACCGTGGTGCACCCCCAGTTCTGGCCCGAGGATCTGGACTACACGGGCAAGCGGGTCGTCGTGATCGGCAGCGGCGCCACCGCGATCTCCCTGATCCCGGCCCTGACGGAGAAGGCCGCGCACGTCACCATGCTGCAACGCTCCCCCAGCTACGTGCTGAGCGGACCCAGCGTCGATCCGCTGACCGAGGCCATCCGGAAAGCATTGCCGCGCAAGCTGTCCCATGTGCTTGTCAAGTGGCGCGCTGCGTTGTTCGAGGGACTGGTCTGGTTCTGGGCCCGTAAGTCGCCGAGTTCGATGAAGAATTTCATCCGCCGCCGGGCCATCGCGCTGCTGCCGCCGGACTACCCCGTCGACGTCCACTTCAAGCCGCGCTACAACCCGTGGGATCAGCGGTTGTGCGCAGTCCCCGACGGCGACCTGTTCAACGCGATCAGCGCCGGGCGGGCGGAGGTGGTGACCGACCACATCGACCACATCGACGCCACCGGCGTCGCATTGCAGTCCGGCACACACCTGGACGCCGACATCATCGTCACCGCCACCGGCCTGCAGTTGCTGGCACTGGGCGGGGTGAACATCAGCATCGACGGCACCGACGTCTTGCCACAGGACCGCTTCGTCTACAAGGCGCACCTGCTCGAGGAGGTGCCCAACCTTGCCTGGTGTGTCGGATACACCAACGCATCCTGGACGTTACGTGCCGACATGACAGCCCGATCGGTCGCAAAGTTGTTGGCGTACATGAACTCCCGCGGCTACACCCACGCCTACCCGCATCGAGGTGATGCGCCGCTGCAAGAGAAACTGGCCTGGGACATCCAGGCCAACTACGTGCTGCGCAACCCCCACGCGCTGCCGAAATCCGGTACCAAACGTCCGTGGAATGTGCGGCAGAACTTCTTCGCCGACGCCATCGACCACCACTTCGATCGCATCGACGAGTGCATGGTCTTCGGCCGGGCAGCCGACATGCGGCCCCTCAACCCGCCGGTGGCGGCGTCCGCCACCGCCTGAGCGTCACCGTGCGGTGGTCGCAGCGTCGGTCACCGCACGGAGCACAGCGACGGCGCGCGATGTCGACCCCTCGACGACATCCGCTGCCACCGTTTCCGATCGGTGACCGGCGCCGCGACCACCGCGGCGTCTGTGGTTCGTCGACGGCAACGCGGGTCATCTCCGCTGCCCAGTCGAACCACCCGAGCCTGTGTTCAGGCGACACCGAAACCGGCCGGCATCGCGGTTGTGACTGCGTGGCCATCCAGGCGCGCCGCCATTCGTCCGCATACCGCCACTCTCCCGAGCAACCCCCGCATCTGAACTAAAAGGAGATTACGCGACGGTTGATAATTCTGCACACTTTCGGCGGGTGACTTTCACGGTGGTCAATACCGGCGAATATCCGCAGGTGCGCGGCATGTTTGCTGAAACTGCACAAGCCGGTTGCACCGCGTTGCGCGTGGGGTAGACGGTGCGCACCGCCACGGTCAATAGCTTTGCTATACATCTGTGGCAAACTCTGAAAAGTGTCTACTCGGCGGAGTCGGCGGCCACCCGCCTCATGCCCGACACCTACCGCGACAGTCCCAACTGCATGCGCACAGACAGCCCACCCAGGGGCGATGCCGCCGCAGTCAAAGCGATCAGCGCAGCACAAACGCTCACCGTTAATGCCTCGGAAAGGTCCTGCCGTCGCGCCACCGCGCCGCGAGGAACTCACCACGAGTGGCCGGCGACATCACCTTTACGCCAGCGTCCCCACCAGCCCGTCGCCGATAGCCGTCACCACCGCGCGATCGTTAGCCGAGCGCGCTGCGGGTCCATGGCACCGCGAAGTTCGACGGCACCGCGCGGACCTGCCGACCGGGGCGGCCCACCACCACTGGAGCACCGAACACCACCGCTGCGTGCTTCACCCCGGAGACGTCACGCACTGGCCGCGACGCCGTGGCGGCTACCCGTAATGCCCACGCAACGTGGTGGCAGCGTACTCGGCGCGGAAGATCCTTGCGCCGCTGCAGAATTGGCACCACCTGGTCCACGATGCCCACCAGGCGGGGGTTGGCTGAACAACGCTGGCCGCAGAGCAGGCCGCTGCCGCCGCGCCGAGATCGACGAACGGGTCAGTTTTACTCGCACTTGCGCGCCCGTTCGTGAGTTTCGGCGCGATCGGGGCGCCGGGGGGTCCCAGAATCTAACGCGCGCGTTCGCCGACAGCCACGGATGTCTGCTTCTCCGCACTGCCGCGCAGGAATTCGACCGTAACCCGCGCCCCGGCCCGGGTCCGGCGCAGCGCGCTCAACAGATCCTCGACCGTGCTCACCGGATCGTCACCCACTTGGGTGATCACATCACCGGGCCGTAACCCGGCGATCGCAGCCGGCCCCCCATTGTCCACAGCAGTGACCAGCGCGCCGCTTTCCGCATCCACCCCGAATGCTTGTCGAATCGCCGGTGTCAGCTGTCCCACCGAGACGCCCAGATACGGGTGCCGGGCGCGACCTGTGGTCAGCAGTTGCTCGGTGACATCGAGCACCGTGCCCGACGGAATTGCGAATCCCAATGACACCGCGCCGACCTCGGGTGGGATGTACGCCTCGTTGATCCCGACGACCCGGCCTTCGGCGTCGAGGAGCGCACCCCC
Proteins encoded:
- a CDS encoding PASTA domain-containing protein; its protein translation is MQKPAVVVVSAASLLLPLGIALAGPAVAEPAPTTTTKPAPTYVMPSVTGGTLANANDAVTALSPTTAFQVTPSVKGGEPVQVLSPGSWEVCRQSPAAGRKINAKTKITLTVERPWYGC
- a CDS encoding DUF2510 domain-containing protein gives rise to the protein MTNSLGCGRSPAAPPRAPQSRPSRWAQRPSASGPAWTPPDRATAMTDDLFPRQTPCVCWARPVAAGSSAAAPAATLARMGESRGGPRQPGWYADPSGMAAQRYHNGAGWTVHRRAATNVQTLPPRFAPNSGPEPEPPTVPQPRLTPVAITPDVIKHRRRRRRALDRVLTAVAICSFGAWLGFWVLLALAGILN
- a CDS encoding flavin-containing monooxygenase, translating into MTTPSTTAPTLPAAVHTLVVGAGFAGLAAAAAVLRADPRADLLIIERADEVGGTWRDNTYPGCACDVPTSLYSFSFAPSAKWSHTFARQPEIHRYLTSVADQTGLRRHLITGCALLGAAWDEGGQCWQVQTSLGKLTATVLVAATGALSTPKLPDVPGLNTFGGTVFHSATWNHDHDLTGERVAVIGTGASAVQFVPEIADRTAHLTVFQRTPAWVMPRLDRTLGRLEKTIYRRIPFVQRLVRGTVYTYREGYLALLAHLTWLLPLVQLVAKTQLRRQVPDPALRTVLTPDFRIGCKRILLTNDWLPTLARDDVEVVTTALAEVTETGVRDRTGRLHDVDTIIFATGFTPTEPPVAHLLTGTDGTTLAAHWAGSPSAHLGITVPGFPNLFLMYGPNTNLGHSSIVYMLESQAAYLAAALRVMRAEGLASVDVRPQAERTYNAWVNDALTNTVWSSGGCSSWYLDSRGRNSVMWPTFTFRFRARTKTFDVTNYDTRRMQQPAA
- a CDS encoding alpha/beta hydrolase; protein product: MTSPRSYVRHDVAFDSDGTSCAAWLYRPDGDENPPVVVMAHGFAAFRELRLDAYAARFAQAGYAALVFDYRHWGASGGQPRRILDIGRQHADWRAAIAYARSLDNVDTTRVVGWGSSFGGGHVLNLAAQDHALAAAIVQVPHVTGPASAFAQAPTLVARLAVSAVRDQVGAWLGRPPHRVKSIGKPGEVAMMTSPGAYDLVLRMAGDKRDELLAENDVAARIALRVPFYSPGRQAAKITAPTLVQLATKDDVTPYATARKIVARIPKGEVRSYDITHFEPYLDPHFEQIVTDQIAFLDRHVGGTR
- a CDS encoding TetR/AcrR family transcriptional regulator, which encodes MARNKRPQAADEKRAEIVAAARHLFIEDGYNSTSMSRLAKEAGVAPNTIYWYFGDKDDVLIAVLTSVMADVWPQYQDVASQPIAARLLWVVDQLTEMSRLVTTVHARVEHSPAIAEWHQNFHAITGSLFRFELQNAGVTTPTVDAEVMIGIFTIEGLLMHNQDEGQRQAICDALASRWSLA
- a CDS encoding YajQ family cyclic di-GMP-binding protein, with translation MADSSFDVVSKVDRQEVDNALNQAAKELSTRFDFRGTDTTIAWKGEENIELVSTTEERLKAALDVFKEKLVRRDISMKAFDAGDPQPSGKTFKVTGTLKQGISSEDAKKITKLIRDEGPKGVKAQIQGEEIRVSSKKRDDLQAVISLLKGADLDVALQFVNYR
- a CDS encoding MFS transporter, which encodes MTAETAETGTQPRSALRLLMDPAFGALFWGKLFSAAGVWTHNLVAAVVVFEATGSALMVGLLGVAMFVPQLVLNPLSGKWADRGDPIRQVMIGRVVCLVGSGSLALWSVLATDPRGLAAALPIIGASAVVGVGFVVGGPAMQSIVPSLLRPGELSIGMNLNTAPMTVARIGGPVLGAFLLAHLGPTAAFAVSAATHLAFIVMLLIVTFPRPKKHAAGTDYRISAALRYVWADRPLFLMLLGVTIVGFASDPSMTLAPSMAAEFGGGASLVGYLTAAFGVGAAAGLVLQAFLTSRVTPGGTAAAGLWLMVLGTAGAAVSPWISGVLAAFAIAGCGFSWGMTGLSTLVQSRAPDELRGRIMSLWLVGFLGSRPIAAALLGSTADLVSVRAAFLVAAVISAAVALLCRAQVLNRPGAVPLRD
- a CDS encoding flavin-containing monooxygenase, whose amino-acid sequence is MSTAPLNTAEHSDIEDVDVVIVGAGFSGIGAAYRIAERNPGLNCVILERRDDLGGTWDLFRYPGVRSDSSIFTLSFPWEPWTRREGMAGGEHIRHYIGDTARKHGIDRRIRYRSHVRSADWDSSTDTWTVTTETPGQSTTYRARFVFFGSGYYNYDHGYTPDFPGMAEFTGTVVHPQFWPEDLDYTGKRVVVIGSGATAISLIPALTEKAAHVTMLQRSPSYVLSGPSVDPLTEAIRKALPRKLSHVLVKWRAALFEGLVWFWARKSPSSMKNFIRRRAIALLPPDYPVDVHFKPRYNPWDQRLCAVPDGDLFNAISAGRAEVVTDHIDHIDATGVALQSGTHLDADIIVTATGLQLLALGGVNISIDGTDVLPQDRFVYKAHLLEEVPNLAWCVGYTNASWTLRADMTARSVAKLLAYMNSRGYTHAYPHRGDAPLQEKLAWDIQANYVLRNPHALPKSGTKRPWNVRQNFFADAIDHHFDRIDECMVFGRAADMRPLNPPVAASATA